Genomic window (Candidatus Binataceae bacterium):
ACCTGCCGCTCGAAAAGATTTGTGCCCTGAACCCGCGCGGCCTGATCTTGTCGGGCGGGCCGGCCAGTGCCTACGAGCAGGATGCGCCCAAGCTCGCCCCTGAGGTCCTGCGCCTGGATATCCCCGTGCTGGGAATCTGTTACGGCATGTATCTGATAGCCCTAAGCCTGGGCGCGCGCAGCATCGGGGCGGTGCGCAAGGAGTACGGTCCCGCCACTCTGACTATTGATCA
Coding sequences:
- a CDS encoding GMP synthase (glutamine-hydrolyzing) yields the protein MILILDFGSQYTQLIARRVREAGVYCEIHPYDLPLEKICALNPRGLILSGGPASAYEQDAPKLAPEVLRLDIPVLGICYGMYLIALSLGARSIGAVRKEYGPATLTID